Proteins co-encoded in one Marinomonas sp. IMCC 4694 genomic window:
- a CDS encoding heme lyase CcmF/NrfE family subunit, whose product MLPEVGQFSLILSLFFALLLVVMPLLGYWKGHRLLLETARPLTFIMSSLVMLSFSILCYSFLNDDFSLVYVTQNANSQLPVWYKFSAVWGGHEGSLLLWVLILCGWCSSVALKIRTLPEDIGPIVLAVLGSVCVGFLSFLLFTSSPFVRLLPDVPVDGGDLNPLLQDIGLILHPPVLYMGYVGFAVAFAFAVTALITGNLNASWARWARPWTAAAWAFLTLGITLGSWWAYYELGWGSWWFWDPVENASFMPWLAGTALLHSLAVTEKRGVFKSWTVLLAIFTFSLSLLGAFLVRSGVLTSVHSFAADPTRGVFILALLVILVGGSLLLYGIRAVQVRSTVSFGLTGREAWLLLNNIFLTVLTLTVLLGTLYPLIFDALGLGKISVGAPYFNAVFTPIALLLMVFMAVGPLSKWYQTPLKSLIAPCVIALVLSILLSVGVVYGYGLEHSALVSFVVVFWVVALSFFDWFSKVSSGSRGWVVRARQLPRNYYGMLLAHLGMAVTLVGIVLVSINSEESMLRLAPGDRAEVAGYEFRFDRVEQVKGPNYVSSKAHFTAFQAGDAVAVLHPEKRFFTTRQQVMTEAALDAGFTRDLYVSLGERIDDTAWSVRIYVKSFVRWIWLGGLLMMAGGLLAALDKRYRKRVGGQ is encoded by the coding sequence ATGCTTCCTGAAGTAGGTCAGTTTTCCTTAATTTTGTCGCTGTTTTTTGCGCTCTTGTTGGTGGTAATGCCACTGCTTGGGTATTGGAAGGGCCATCGTTTGCTGCTAGAGACAGCGCGGCCATTGACGTTCATTATGTCTTCATTGGTGATGCTCAGTTTTTCGATCTTATGCTACTCATTTTTAAACGACGATTTTTCTCTTGTGTACGTGACACAAAACGCCAACAGCCAATTGCCGGTGTGGTATAAATTCAGCGCGGTATGGGGCGGTCATGAAGGGTCTTTGTTGCTTTGGGTGCTGATTTTGTGTGGTTGGTGCTCGTCGGTTGCTTTAAAAATCCGTACTTTGCCAGAGGACATTGGCCCTATTGTGTTGGCGGTGCTAGGCAGTGTCTGCGTCGGTTTCTTGTCTTTTTTACTGTTTACTTCCTCACCTTTTGTACGCTTATTGCCCGATGTGCCAGTCGATGGCGGCGATCTTAATCCGTTGTTGCAAGACATTGGTTTGATCCTGCATCCTCCTGTGCTTTATATGGGCTATGTGGGCTTTGCCGTGGCCTTTGCTTTCGCGGTTACGGCATTAATTACCGGCAACTTGAACGCGTCGTGGGCACGTTGGGCAAGGCCATGGACTGCTGCGGCTTGGGCGTTTTTAACCTTGGGCATTACACTTGGTAGCTGGTGGGCGTATTACGAATTAGGTTGGGGGAGCTGGTGGTTTTGGGATCCTGTCGAAAATGCGTCCTTCATGCCCTGGTTGGCTGGAACGGCGTTATTACATTCCTTGGCGGTGACGGAAAAGCGAGGTGTTTTTAAAAGCTGGACGGTATTGTTGGCGATTTTCACCTTTAGTTTGTCGCTATTGGGGGCGTTTTTAGTGCGCTCTGGCGTTTTGACTTCGGTGCACTCGTTTGCGGCCGACCCAACTCGTGGCGTATTTATTCTGGCCTTGTTGGTGATTCTTGTGGGGGGCAGCTTACTGCTTTATGGGATTCGTGCGGTACAGGTTAGGTCTACGGTGTCTTTTGGTTTAACGGGGCGAGAAGCTTGGCTGTTGTTAAATAATATTTTTCTTACCGTGCTTACCTTGACCGTGTTATTGGGCACCTTATATCCATTGATTTTCGATGCGTTGGGGTTGGGGAAAATATCGGTAGGGGCGCCTTATTTTAATGCTGTCTTCACGCCCATTGCCTTGTTGTTGATGGTGTTTATGGCGGTTGGGCCGCTGTCGAAGTGGTATCAAACCCCATTAAAATCTCTCATAGCACCTTGTGTTATTGCGTTGGTTTTGTCCATCTTGCTGTCGGTTGGGGTCGTGTACGGGTATGGCCTTGAGCACAGCGCCTTGGTGAGTTTTGTGGTGGTATTTTGGGTGGTTGCGTTGTCTTTTTTTGACTGGTTTAGCAAGGTTTCATCGGGTTCGAGAGGCTGGGTTGTACGGGCGCGCCAACTGCCAAGAAATTATTACGGCATGCTCTTGGCACACCTTGGTATGGCGGTCACGTTAGTCGGTATTGTTTTGGTCAGCATCAACAGTGAGGAATCCATGTTGCGTCTGGCGCCAGGCGATCGTGCTGAGGTGGCCGGGTACGAATTTCGCTTTGATCGCGTTGAGCAGGTTAAAGGGCCGAATTATGTGTCCAGTAAGGCGCACTTTACGGCTTTTCAAGCAGGCGATGCCGTTGCTGTTCTGCACCCTGAAAAACGCTTTTTTACCACTCGCCAACAAGTTATGACTGAAGCGGCTTTAGACGCCGGCTTTACCCGTGATTTGTACGTGTCTTTGGGTGAGCGTATCGACGACACAGCGTGGAGCGTACGTATTTACGTGAAGTCCTTTGTGCGTTGGATTTGGCTTGGTGGTTTGTTGATGATGGCGGGCGGGTTATTGGCGGCGTTGGACAAACGGTATCGTAAACGCGTGGGAGGTCAATGA
- a CDS encoding YheU family protein: MDTLIPYDSLAAETLEAILDDIVSREGTDYGDYDLTVEQKREQALRYLKCGDAVLLFDTESETIKMVLKEALTHYDLM; the protein is encoded by the coding sequence ATGGATACGCTAATCCCTTATGATTCTTTGGCGGCCGAGACGTTGGAAGCGATTTTAGATGACATTGTCTCCCGTGAGGGTACGGATTATGGAGACTATGATTTGACGGTCGAGCAGAAACGCGAACAGGCGTTACGCTACCTCAAATGTGGCGATGCCGTACTTTTATTCGACACCGAAAGTGAAACCATCAAAATGGTGCTCAAAGAAGCATTAACACACTATGACCTCATGTGA
- the ccmE gene encoding cytochrome c maturation protein CcmE — translation MHSARKKRLLVVIVILMILSAATGLVLYALQQNINLFFSPTQIAAGEAPQHAVIRAGGVVVNGSVKRDTQTLAVSFDVTDYQYAITIEYKGILPDLFREGQGIVAQGKMRADGVFEATQVLAKHDEEYMPPEVSAALKNAPTKGVMGASSAKPAPSLY, via the coding sequence ATGCACTCTGCCAGAAAGAAACGTCTATTAGTGGTGATCGTGATTTTGATGATTCTTAGTGCCGCCACAGGGTTAGTCCTGTATGCCTTGCAGCAAAATATTAATCTGTTTTTTTCACCGACCCAGATAGCGGCGGGCGAAGCGCCTCAACATGCCGTTATACGTGCGGGTGGGGTGGTAGTGAATGGCAGTGTTAAACGTGATACACAGACTTTGGCGGTATCGTTTGATGTCACCGATTATCAATACGCCATCACCATTGAATACAAGGGTATTTTGCCAGATTTATTTCGAGAGGGTCAGGGTATTGTTGCACAAGGCAAAATGCGAGCGGATGGGGTATTTGAGGCTACTCAAGTCCTTGCAAAGCATGATGAAGAATACATGCCGCCAGAAGTGTCTGCTGCGCTCAAAAATGCCCCGACTAAGGGCGTCATGGGGGCATCTTCTGCCAAGCCTGCCCCGTCACTGTATTAA
- the ccmD gene encoding heme exporter protein CcmD produces MAFESMSAFLLMGKHGSFVWSAYGVSALVLLWLVWNTLSARRHAQARLRKRISKQAVR; encoded by the coding sequence GTGGCCTTTGAGAGTATGTCAGCGTTTTTATTGATGGGCAAACACGGTTCGTTTGTTTGGTCGGCTTATGGCGTCAGTGCCTTAGTCTTGCTCTGGTTAGTCTGGAACACCCTGTCTGCACGTCGACACGCTCAAGCGCGACTACGTAAGCGCATCTCAAAACAGGCCGTTCGTTAA
- a CDS encoding DsbE family thiol:disulfide interchange protein, whose protein sequence is MMRRVVLFLPLVAFLALGVMFYSQLGKDVNAMPSALIGQKVPSFTLVSLESDELVTHDNLPNGPYLLNFWGTWCPACHIEHPFLNILAQSGIAIIGIDYKDQKILAQQWLQEKGNPYQQVLMDELGHFGLDMGVTGAPETFVIDSQGSVVYRHQGAINAQNWPIIRGYLR, encoded by the coding sequence ATGATGCGCCGGGTTGTTTTGTTTCTTCCATTGGTGGCTTTTTTGGCGCTCGGTGTGATGTTTTATTCGCAACTGGGTAAAGATGTCAACGCGATGCCATCAGCGTTAATCGGTCAAAAAGTGCCCAGCTTTACCCTAGTTTCGTTAGAAAGTGATGAGTTAGTTACCCACGATAATTTGCCTAATGGCCCTTACTTACTCAATTTCTGGGGGACATGGTGTCCTGCTTGTCACATTGAACACCCTTTTTTGAATATTCTGGCGCAGTCGGGTATTGCGATTATCGGCATTGATTATAAAGATCAAAAGATTTTGGCACAGCAATGGCTACAAGAAAAAGGTAACCCTTATCAGCAGGTGTTGATGGACGAATTAGGCCATTTTGGTCTTGATATGGGCGTCACCGGAGCGCCAGAAACCTTTGTGATAGACAGTCAAGGTAGTGTGGTTTATCGACATCAAGGTGCGATTAATGCGCAGAATTGGCCCATCATACGAGGCTATTTGCGATGA
- a CDS encoding tetratricopeptide repeat protein, producing MIMAYCVMVLLIVLSVVYLYWYVSSRFIHNTDRDRHAFATIRRNEIAQEETAGRLTLAEASQLLQDLEHEVRSSDQHRHRRFSNQIVLARWVMLSGSIVVVLGSVSLYHWLGYAKEVVFTQQLQVQQLTPEKITEFLQYRSKRYDGAEDWYYLASDHLNAGRYQDAVIAFERAIETLPEQAEGRVKLLVEYAQAIFYANGNKSSAKMRQVVDAVLQIAPHQATALDLKGVAEFTEQRYLGAILAWQEAIRYSAGSGERLALLSAINAARQRGNIGYQQVPPIITDQLAVQIEWDETTLKWQPDDVLLVYAVIKEQKMPVAIQRVFPRDLSQPILLTNLDALMPTITLADAESVDVVVKLANINDKDLTKGQIIGSKRGLLINYNEIFRINVAL from the coding sequence ATGATAATGGCTTACTGTGTCATGGTGCTCCTTATTGTGCTGAGTGTGGTGTATTTGTATTGGTACGTTTCTTCACGATTCATTCACAACACCGACCGAGATCGTCACGCCTTCGCGACCATTCGACGTAACGAAATCGCACAAGAAGAAACCGCCGGTCGACTTACGCTGGCTGAAGCTTCGCAGCTATTACAAGATCTGGAACACGAAGTTAGATCGTCTGATCAACATCGTCATCGACGTTTTAGCAACCAGATTGTTTTGGCACGCTGGGTAATGTTATCAGGCAGTATTGTGGTGGTTTTGGGCAGTGTGAGCCTGTATCACTGGCTTGGGTATGCAAAAGAAGTCGTGTTTACTCAGCAGTTGCAAGTTCAACAGCTGACGCCAGAAAAAATCACTGAATTTTTGCAGTATCGTAGCAAGCGTTATGATGGCGCGGAAGACTGGTACTATTTAGCGTCCGATCATCTAAATGCGGGTCGTTATCAAGACGCCGTTATCGCTTTTGAGCGGGCCATAGAAACGCTGCCCGAGCAGGCCGAAGGACGGGTGAAGTTACTGGTTGAATACGCTCAAGCGATTTTTTATGCCAATGGCAATAAGAGCTCTGCAAAAATGCGTCAGGTCGTGGACGCAGTGCTGCAGATCGCACCGCATCAAGCGACCGCCTTAGATCTAAAAGGCGTCGCTGAGTTTACAGAACAACGCTATCTTGGCGCCATATTGGCATGGCAAGAAGCGATCCGTTATAGCGCTGGGTCCGGTGAGCGTTTGGCGTTGTTATCGGCGATTAACGCCGCAAGACAGAGAGGTAATATTGGTTACCAGCAAGTGCCACCTATCATCACAGACCAGCTGGCGGTGCAGATAGAGTGGGACGAGACAACGCTTAAGTGGCAGCCAGACGATGTACTGTTGGTTTATGCTGTGATAAAGGAGCAAAAAATGCCCGTAGCCATTCAACGAGTCTTTCCTAGGGATTTGTCGCAGCCTATTTTGCTCACAAATCTGGATGCGCTCATGCCAACCATCACGTTGGCAGACGCTGAATCTGTTGATGTGGTGGTCAAGTTAGCCAATATTAATGATAAGGATCTGACAAAAGGTCAAATTATTGGGTCAAAACGTGGTTTACTGATAAATTATAATGAGATTTTTAGAATCAATGTAGCCTTGTAA
- a CDS encoding heme ABC transporter permease: MRWVWFHKLGSPKWFFFWSKAWALPAFVFGLVCLVMGLIWGLAFAPPDYQQGDSVRIIYMHVPAAMLAQSAYLTLGISGAIFLVWQMKIAPMVIASLAPIGAVMAFIALVTGAIWGKATWGTWWVWDARLTSVLVLFFLYMGVIALQHSLDDMALANKATAIISVVGLINLPIIKYSVVWWNTLHQGATFTLTEKPAMPIEMWLPLLFTVIGLYSMVGGVLMWRMQTEILLREHRTNWVKEEVMNRGL; the protein is encoded by the coding sequence ATGCGTTGGGTGTGGTTTCATAAGTTAGGTTCACCAAAATGGTTTTTCTTTTGGTCAAAAGCGTGGGCGTTGCCGGCGTTTGTTTTTGGCTTAGTGTGCTTGGTGATGGGGTTGATATGGGGGTTGGCTTTTGCGCCACCGGATTATCAGCAAGGCGATAGTGTACGCATTATTTATATGCATGTGCCTGCAGCGATGCTTGCTCAAAGTGCGTATTTGACGCTTGGTATTTCAGGGGCGATTTTTTTGGTTTGGCAGATGAAAATAGCGCCAATGGTGATAGCATCTTTAGCGCCTATTGGGGCCGTCATGGCCTTTATTGCTTTAGTGACTGGCGCGATTTGGGGCAAGGCAACATGGGGAACTTGGTGGGTGTGGGACGCGAGATTGACCTCGGTTCTTGTCTTGTTTTTTTTATATATGGGCGTCATTGCCCTGCAACATTCCTTAGACGACATGGCGCTGGCGAATAAAGCGACAGCAATTATTAGCGTGGTGGGTTTGATCAATCTTCCTATCATTAAATATTCTGTAGTCTGGTGGAACACCTTGCATCAGGGCGCGACCTTCACGTTGACAGAAAAGCCAGCCATGCCCATTGAAATGTGGCTGCCGTTGCTGTTTACCGTTATAGGGCTCTACAGTATGGTTGGGGGGGTGTTAATGTGGCGAATGCAAACTGAGATTTTGCTGCGCGAGCACAGAACAAACTGGGTGAAAGAAGAGGTGATGAATCGTGGCCTTTGA
- the ccmA gene encoding cytochrome c biogenesis heme-transporting ATPase CcmA has protein sequence MDFSASLTISDLWIERSDKILCRALSYKVRAGEAVRILGENGAGKSSLLKVIAGAMAPLEGRLYFADQDITVDRTLLQQSMIYIGHSSGLKSTLTVEENLRCYCPKISAKTLHSALVTLGLTDHQDSYVKALSAGQARRVALARLWLSHKAVWLLDEPFAVLDVSGVQILEAHIQDHLRSGGMVVFTTHQALSSLAHRELVLTP, from the coding sequence GTGGATTTTTCTGCTTCTTTAACAATATCAGACCTTTGGATTGAGCGATCTGACAAAATACTGTGTCGTGCGCTTTCTTACAAGGTGCGCGCAGGAGAAGCTGTGCGTATCTTGGGTGAAAATGGAGCGGGTAAGAGCTCTTTATTAAAAGTGATCGCTGGTGCAATGGCCCCTTTGGAAGGACGTCTGTATTTTGCCGATCAAGATATCACGGTAGACCGCACTTTATTGCAACAGTCGATGATATACATTGGTCATTCTTCAGGCTTAAAAAGTACGTTAACGGTCGAAGAAAATCTACGCTGTTACTGTCCAAAAATATCGGCTAAAACCTTGCATTCGGCTTTAGTGACATTAGGTTTAACCGATCATCAGGACTCCTATGTAAAAGCATTGTCGGCAGGCCAAGCGCGACGAGTGGCGTTGGCGCGTTTGTGGCTTAGCCACAAAGCTGTTTGGTTGCTGGATGAGCCTTTTGCTGTACTAGATGTCAGCGGAGTTCAAATATTGGAAGCGCACATTCAAGACCATTTGAGATCGGGTGGCATGGTCGTGTTTACCACGCACCAAGCCTTGTCTTCTTTGGCGCATCGTGAGTTGGTATTAACGCCATGA
- the ccmB gene encoding heme exporter protein CcmB, which produces MTYFSFFTAECRVVWRRKQDIVNVLLFFTLVVALFPLGINPSVDFLAPAAGGIVWCAALLAILMTIESVFKDDFHDGSLEQWVVSGLFLPILMLLKIGVQWLAVILPLLLIMPLISQMVALPDESFWVLILSLLVGTPSVFLMGAIGAALTVSLKQGAMLVMLVILPFYLPVIIFATSAVQASQSGLPYHGFLALLLAMSLLSLVVSPFMTAIAVKASVN; this is translated from the coding sequence ATGACGTATTTCTCTTTTTTTACTGCCGAGTGTCGTGTGGTGTGGCGTCGCAAACAAGACATCGTGAATGTTCTTTTGTTTTTTACCCTTGTCGTCGCTTTATTTCCACTAGGTATTAATCCCTCGGTGGATTTTTTAGCACCCGCGGCGGGAGGGATTGTCTGGTGTGCCGCGCTACTGGCGATCTTGATGACCATTGAGAGCGTATTCAAAGACGATTTTCATGATGGTTCTTTAGAGCAGTGGGTCGTGAGTGGTTTGTTCTTGCCTATTTTAATGCTGTTGAAAATAGGTGTGCAGTGGCTGGCTGTTATATTGCCCTTGCTGCTGATAATGCCCTTGATTAGCCAAATGGTCGCCTTGCCTGACGAGAGTTTTTGGGTGTTGATACTCAGCTTATTAGTGGGCACGCCCAGTGTGTTTCTGATGGGGGCGATTGGTGCCGCGCTGACGGTATCTCTAAAACAAGGTGCGATGTTGGTCATGTTGGTGATATTACCTTTTTATTTACCGGTGATTATTTTTGCTACATCGGCGGTGCAAGCATCGCAATCGGGGTTGCCTTATCACGGCTTTTTAGCTTTGTTGTTAGCAATGTCTTTGTTGTCTTTAGTGGTGTCGCCTTTTATGACGGCGATTGCAGTGAAAGCGAGTGTAAATTAA
- a CDS encoding cytochrome c-type biogenesis protein CcmH: MSLVFLLWACFSVLPVAAEQHMTFRSELHQTRYQSLVAELRCPKCQNQNLADSESSIALDLRQQVHFMIEEGKTDQEVVDYMVARYGTFVLYRPPHSSATFLLWYGPFILLAIGLITFFVVVITNRKRKGQPR, encoded by the coding sequence ATGAGCCTCGTCTTCTTGCTGTGGGCCTGTTTTAGTGTTTTACCTGTGGCCGCCGAGCAACACATGACGTTCCGTTCCGAATTGCATCAGACGCGATACCAGAGTTTAGTCGCGGAATTACGTTGTCCTAAATGTCAGAACCAGAACCTTGCCGATTCAGAGTCGAGTATTGCGCTGGATCTTAGACAGCAGGTGCATTTTATGATTGAAGAGGGTAAAACGGATCAAGAAGTCGTAGATTATATGGTGGCGCGATACGGTACGTTTGTGTTGTACCGTCCACCGCATTCGTCCGCGACTTTTTTACTCTGGTATGGTCCTTTTATTCTGTTGGCCATAGGGTTGATAACTTTCTTTGTGGTGGTGATTACTAACCGTAAACGAAAAGGGCAACCCCGATGA
- the zipA gene encoding cell division protein ZipA, whose protein sequence is MEFSLREWLILIGVVIIVVILIDGFRRYKKGQKYAQSGRDSDVDSDDILVGGDTVVGRAKPSQRDVSPVPQDPIISAFENARKTSKSPLADVPHKVDSGPELHRGEEMHLDELASLVPERDFVDSSMSDQNYSDNDYYEQDRLPADTQADVDTKDTVVNDGNSDYNNTEDFEDYERSYSEIDVDQKGFDGSAELDLEGQAMVEIEEVIVINILAPKDQNFSGIELLQLILNCGMRYGEMDIFHRHEDGFDRGRVQFSMANAIEPGTFDLDTMGENECPGVSFFMGLPGPKNSMKAFDFMLETAQTLVRNLGGELCDERRTPMSEQTIAHCRQRIRDFERRRLMRHKQ, encoded by the coding sequence ATGGAATTCAGCTTACGTGAGTGGCTAATCTTGATTGGGGTCGTCATTATTGTCGTTATCCTCATAGATGGATTTCGTCGATACAAGAAAGGACAAAAATACGCTCAATCTGGTCGTGATTCTGATGTGGACTCTGACGATATATTAGTAGGAGGCGATACCGTTGTTGGTCGAGCAAAACCCTCTCAAAGAGACGTTTCTCCCGTTCCTCAAGATCCGATTATTAGCGCCTTTGAAAACGCCAGAAAAACCTCAAAATCGCCTTTAGCCGATGTGCCGCACAAGGTAGATTCTGGACCAGAACTGCATCGCGGTGAAGAAATGCACCTCGATGAATTGGCTTCTTTGGTCCCAGAACGTGACTTTGTCGACTCGTCTATGTCGGATCAGAACTATTCTGACAATGATTATTATGAGCAAGATCGTTTGCCTGCTGACACCCAAGCCGATGTCGATACTAAAGACACCGTCGTAAATGATGGCAACAGTGATTATAACAATACTGAAGATTTTGAAGATTATGAGCGAAGCTATTCGGAAATTGATGTTGATCAAAAAGGATTTGATGGGTCTGCTGAGCTTGACCTAGAAGGCCAAGCCATGGTTGAAATTGAAGAAGTCATTGTTATCAATATTCTGGCACCAAAAGACCAAAATTTCTCAGGTATCGAATTGCTTCAACTCATTCTGAACTGTGGAATGCGTTACGGTGAGATGGATATTTTCCATCGTCATGAAGACGGTTTCGATCGAGGGCGAGTGCAGTTCAGTATGGCGAACGCCATCGAGCCGGGAACATTTGATTTGGACACCATGGGTGAAAATGAATGCCCTGGTGTGAGCTTCTTTATGGGATTACCAGGGCCCAAAAACAGCATGAAAGCCTTCGACTTTATGCTAGAAACGGCACAGACTTTGGTACGCAATTTGGGTGGTGAGCTCTGCGATGAGCGCCGCACACCGATGAGTGAGCAAACTATTGCCCATTGTCGCCAGAGAATACGGGATTTTGAGCGCCGCCGACTTATGCGTCACAAGCAATAG
- the ligA gene encoding NAD-dependent DNA ligase LigA has product MTQETSLTHQQMLDLIQQLNDYSYAYHVKDSPIVPDAVYDRDYQLLQAVESQYPEWIQVDSPTQRVGEKPDSGFANVAHTVPMLSLDNAFDNASLADFDQRLRKLLNMSVEKDITYCCEPKLDGLAISLRYEKGRLIRGVTRGDGLSGEDITSNIKTLYSVPLTLRTTTPPAVLEVRGEIYMPKEGFEKLNGLAEAKGEKAFVNPRNAAAGSLRQLDPKITATRPLVMCAYSIGYVEGWEQPDSHYDGLMQLSEWGFRTNDLMARAQGAKGCINYYDMLNEQRAELSYDIDGIVYKVDDIALQQKLGFIARAPRWAIARKFPAQEEMTRILGVDFQVGRTGAITPVARLEPVFVGGVTVSNATLHNKDEIARLGVMVNDYVVVHRAGDVIPKVVQVVMEKRPDNAIEVAFPEACPVCGSDLEQVEGEAVIRCTGGLVCGAQLKESLKHFVSRKALDIDGLGDKLIEQLVDQELVKTPVDIFTLFLKKDRLLSMERMGQKSVDKLLASIEQAKSTQFNRFIYALGIREVGEATARALTGYFNDLDSVMAADQETLVEVDDVGPIVAQHVKRFFDQTINRDTVQGLLDAGVMWETKQAVSSDNLPLLGKTYVVTGSLSQLSRDQIKDKLQALGAKVSGSVSTKTDCLVAGEKAGSKLTKAQALDVPVIDEAGVIALLAEWGAI; this is encoded by the coding sequence ATGACCCAAGAGACCTCTCTGACACATCAGCAAATGTTGGATCTTATCCAGCAACTCAACGATTACAGCTACGCCTATCATGTGAAAGATTCGCCGATTGTGCCAGATGCGGTTTACGATCGTGATTATCAGTTACTCCAAGCTGTTGAAAGCCAGTACCCTGAATGGATACAAGTGGATTCTCCGACGCAGCGGGTAGGTGAGAAACCCGACAGTGGCTTTGCTAATGTTGCGCATACCGTGCCCATGTTGTCGTTGGATAATGCATTCGATAATGCGTCGTTGGCCGACTTTGATCAGCGCCTTCGTAAGTTGTTAAACATGAGTGTTGAAAAAGACATAACGTATTGTTGTGAGCCAAAATTAGACGGTTTGGCGATCAGTTTGCGCTATGAGAAGGGGCGCTTAATACGCGGCGTGACGCGTGGTGATGGGTTGTCGGGTGAAGACATCACGTCCAACATTAAGACATTGTATTCGGTGCCATTGACACTCAGAACCACCACCCCGCCTGCAGTTTTAGAAGTTCGTGGTGAAATCTACATGCCCAAAGAGGGATTCGAAAAGCTCAATGGGTTAGCAGAAGCAAAAGGCGAGAAAGCCTTTGTGAATCCACGCAACGCGGCAGCGGGAAGCTTAAGGCAGCTGGACCCTAAAATTACCGCCACAAGACCCTTGGTCATGTGCGCTTACTCGATAGGGTATGTGGAAGGTTGGGAGCAACCAGACAGTCATTATGACGGTTTGATGCAATTGAGTGAATGGGGTTTTCGTACCAACGATCTCATGGCACGAGCACAAGGCGCCAAAGGGTGTATTAACTATTACGACATGCTCAACGAACAGCGCGCCGAATTGTCTTACGATATTGACGGCATTGTTTATAAGGTAGACGACATTGCCCTACAGCAAAAGCTGGGCTTTATTGCTCGAGCACCGCGTTGGGCCATCGCAAGGAAATTTCCTGCTCAAGAAGAGATGACGCGCATACTTGGTGTGGATTTTCAGGTGGGTCGCACTGGCGCGATTACCCCGGTGGCACGTTTGGAACCCGTATTTGTGGGCGGTGTGACGGTATCGAATGCGACCTTGCATAACAAAGATGAAATTGCCCGTTTGGGGGTGATGGTAAACGATTATGTGGTTGTACACCGTGCTGGCGACGTCATTCCTAAAGTTGTTCAAGTAGTGATGGAAAAACGCCCAGATAACGCCATTGAAGTGGCTTTCCCAGAAGCTTGTCCGGTATGTGGTTCTGACCTTGAGCAAGTCGAAGGCGAAGCCGTTATTCGTTGTACTGGTGGTTTGGTGTGTGGCGCGCAGCTTAAAGAGTCGTTAAAACATTTTGTGTCTCGTAAAGCGCTGGACATTGATGGCTTGGGTGACAAGCTGATTGAGCAGCTGGTGGATCAAGAGTTGGTGAAAACGCCTGTTGATATTTTTACCCTTTTCTTGAAAAAAGACAGGCTGTTATCCATGGAGCGAATGGGACAAAAATCCGTTGATAAACTGCTCGCCTCGATCGAGCAGGCTAAGTCGACTCAATTTAATCGTTTTATCTATGCACTGGGTATTCGTGAAGTAGGTGAGGCGACGGCCCGCGCCCTTACGGGCTATTTTAACGATCTGGACAGTGTAATGGCGGCGGATCAAGAGACCTTGGTAGAGGTGGACGATGTAGGGCCTATTGTCGCACAACACGTAAAACGGTTTTTTGATCAAACGATAAACCGTGACACAGTTCAGGGATTGCTTGATGCCGGCGTGATGTGGGAAACAAAACAAGCCGTATCTTCTGATAATTTGCCCTTGTTAGGCAAAACTTATGTAGTGACAGGGTCTTTAAGCCAATTGAGCCGAGACCAGATAAAAGACAAGCTGCAAGCTTTAGGTGCCAAAGTGAGCGGTTCTGTATCTACGAAAACGGACTGTTTGGTCGCCGGCGAGAAAGCGGGGTCAAAATTGACCAAGGCGCAAGCGTTGGATGTGCCCGTCATCGATGAAGCGGGCGTGATCGCCTTATTAGCCGAATGGGGGGCAATCTAA